The sequence ATCACCGCGAACGTCGTCGCGCCCGGCCTGATCGGGGACACCGAGTTCTTTCACGGGCAGCTCAGCGACGGCCGTCGCGAGTGGCTGATCGGCAACACGATGAACAAGCGACCGGGCACGCCGGAAGACGTGGCCGCGGTGGTCGCGTTTCTGGCGAGCCCCGCCGCCGGGCACGTCACGGGCCAAGTGGTGCACGTCAACGGCGGGGCTCACCTGGGTAACTAGTGGCTGGAGGCCGGTCCCCGATCGCCAGGTCGGCGATGGCGCCCGGGGACCGGCGCGGTGCTGCCGCGGGAACGCTTTCTTCGGACCGCGTCCAACACGCGTCGGGGGCGGGCGAAAACTCTTGGTGAGAACCATGTTCCGCGATCGAACCCCCGGACGACAGTGTCCCGGGCACCGGCTCGGTGTGTTTTTTTCATGGTCACGCCGCCGTGACCGACGGGTCAGGCGGGCGTGACCTTCAGCAGCTTGTCGTCGGTGCCGTCGGACGTCGTCACGTACAGGGCGCCGTCCGGGCCGCTGCGGACCGCGCGGAGGCGGCCGAACTTGTCGTCGAACTCCGGGGGGAGCGTGACGTCGAGGACCTTGCCCGCCGGGTCCAAGTGGTACAGCAGGAGCTTCTGGCCCTTCAGCGCCACCACGACCAGCGCGCCGTCGTTCGGGCCCCACTGGGCGCCGGTCAGGAAGGCGTCGCCGCTGATCGCCTCGGTGATCTTGCCGGACGTCCACAGTGGACTCACCGCGTCCGGGAACCGCTTGAGGTCGGTCATCGGGACGCTCTCGTCGTAGCTCGAGTCGGTGCCGCCCTTCGACGGGTCCCAGCCGTAGTTGGCGCCCGGCTTGAGGAGGTTGACCTCGTCGTCGAACGTCGGCCCGTGCTCGGCGGTGATCACCTGGCCGTTGCCCGGGCGGATCGCCACGCCCTGGACGTTGCGGTGGCCGTAGGTGTAGATCAGCCGCTCGTGCGGGTCCGACGAGGTGATGAACGGGTTGTCCGGCAGCGGGCTCCCGGTCTTCGCGTCCAGCCTCAGCACCTTGCCGCCGAGGGAGTGGCGGTCCTGCGAGATCGACGCGCGCGCGGTGTCGCCGGTGCCGACCAGCAGCGCACCGTCCGGGGCGAACGTCGGGCGGCAGCCGGAGTGGCGGCCGCTCGGGTTCACCGGGAGCCCGGTCAGCAGGTTCTTCACCTTGGTCGCGCTCGCGCCGTCCTCGGCCAGCTTCCACGTGACCAGCCGGATGTCGACGGCCTTGCCGTCTTCCTGGTGGTCCTGGCAGGTGATGAACTCGCGGCTGGTGGCGAAGTCGGGACTGACGACCATGCCGAGCAGCCCGCCTTCGCCCTTGACCAGGACGTCGGAGAAGTCGGCGCGGACTTCGGCCGCTTTCCCGTCGCGGACCAGCGCGAGCTTGCCGGGCCGCTGCGGCACGAGGATGCCGCCGTCGGGCAGGAACCCGATGTCCCAGCCGTGTTCGAGCCCGGCCGTCACCGTCTCGACCTTGAACTTCCCGCTCGAGGCCGACGGCGTCGCCGCGGGCGGGACGCTCTGGACCGGCTGGCTCGCCGCCCCCGAACAGCCCGCGACCAGCAGGGACACGACACCGATGAGACCCAGCACACGCCGCATAGGGCTCATCCTGCCATCAACCGGTGAAATCACCGTTCGCCGCGGCGCGGGTCAGGAAGCCCAGGTCGCCCACGCCCGGGAGGTGGTGCTCAGTGCCACGGCCGGGAGTTTCGCCGTGGGTCCGGCGACAGGGCTCCGGTGCGGCGGCTCGCCCGGCGGCGGGTTCGCCGACGTCTTGAATGACTCATTCAGGTCTTGGGAGGTCCTGAATGACTCATTCAAGACACCGCGGGCCCACCCGACACGACTTGCCGAGGCCGGGCCGATGTACGGCGAATGCTCAGGCACCCGGGCGGACCAGTCCGGACTCGTAGGCGAACACCACCGCGTGCACCCGGTCGCGCAGCCGCAGCTTGGCCAGGATCCGCCCGACGTGCGTTTTCACCGTCGTCTCGCCGATGTACAGCTTCGCCGCGATCTCGCCGTTCGAGAGGCCGCGCGCGACGAGCCCCAGCACGTCCTTCTCCCGCTCGGTCAACGCGCCGAGCCGGGCGGTGTCCACCGGGTCGCGTTCGTCGGCGAGGTACCGGTCGAGCAGCCGCCGCGTGACCGACGGCGAGACCATCGAGTCGCCGCGCAGTACCCCGCGGATCGCCACGAGCATCTCTTCGGACGGCGCGTCCTTCACCAGGAACCCGCTGGCCCCGCCGCGCAACGCCGCGTACGCGTACTCGTCGAGGTCGAAGGTCGTGATGATCAGGACGCGCACGTCCGGCAGCTCGGCGCAGATCCGCGCGGTCGCCGCCACGCCGTCGAGGACCGGCATCCGGACGTCCATCAGCACCAGGTCGGGCCGCAGCTCCCGGGCCAGGGCGACGGCCTCCTCGCCGTTAGCCGCTTCGCCCGCGACTTCGAGGTCGTCCTGGCTTTCGACGATCATCCGCAGGCCGACGCGGACCAGCTGCTGGTCGTCGCAGAGCAGGATCCGGGTGGTCACGACCCGACCACCAGGCTCGCGCGCACGCGGTAGCCGCCGTCGGGCAGCGGCCCGGTGGTCAGTTCGCCGTGGTACATCTCGACGCGCTGGCGCATCCCGGCCAGCCCGTGCCCGGACGAGGGCAGGGCGGGGGCCGGCGACGCGCGGCCGCCCGTGTTCGTCACCTCGATCCGGACGCGGGGTGGTTCGAAGGCGACGCGGACCCGTCCGGTCGCGTCGGCCGGCGCGTGCTTGATCATGTTGGTCAGTGCCTCCTGGACGATCCGGTACGCCTGCAGCGCGGCGCTCGCGGGCAGCTCACCCGGGTCTCCGGTGACGTCGAGCGCGACGTCGCGCCCGGACTGCCCGACGAGGTCACGCAATTCGCCGAGCGTCGGCTGCGGGTTGCGCGCCGCCTGGCCGGCGTGCAGGACTTCGAGGAGCCGCCGCAGTTCGGCCAGTGCGCCGCGGCCCGTGTGGACGATCGTGTCGAGCGTGCGGTCGACGGCTTCGGGATCGCGGTGCCGGGCGAGCTTCGCGCCCTCGGCGTTCAGCACGATCACGCTCATGCTGTGCGCGACGACGTCGTGCAGCTCGCGCGCGATCCGCGTGCGCTCCTCCGCGACCGCGGCGCGCGACTGGGCTTCGCCGAGCTTCTCCTCCTCCGCGGTCAGCTGTTCCTTGGCGCGGAAGAACTCCCCGAGGGCCCACGCGGCGATGTGCAGCGGCCAGATGCCGACGATGGTGATGGTCGGGTTGTCGGTGTAGGTGCCCCAGAGGAAGCCCCACTGCCAGCCGAGCGTGAAGACCGCGACGGCGATCACCGCCGCGAACCGCCGGTCGCCCAGCTTCACCAGGTTGAACAGCACGACCGCCATGGCCAGTTCGGTGCGGCCGCGGTCGTACGCCCAGATCTCGTTGAGGTACACGCACGCGGCCCCGGCGATGATCAGCACCGCGGCCGTGCGCGGGAACCGCCGCCGCACGACCACCGGCAGCACGAAGACCATCGAGAGCGCGCGAACCGCCCAGGGGGTGTCCCCGGCCCAGTTCGGCGCGAGGAACAGGAACACCGCGTACAGCGGGAGATCCACTGTCCACCGGTGTCCGCGCACCCACTTCACGAGTCGTTCCACGCCACCGAACGTAACGCGGCGACCCGGCCCGCGTCGTCATCACTTCGGTCCGACCGCATCCTCCCGAAGGAGGACACGACCGGTCGATCCGACGGATTCGCGGCCACCCCCGCCGTTCCTACCGTCTGGCTCATGTCGATCACCAGTGAATTCCTCCGCCACCCGCTGCTGACGGGCGCGATCGCACCCAGCTCGCCGCGGCTGGCCGAACCGATGACGGCGGGCCTCGGCCTGGAACGCGCGACGCGGGTCGCCGAACTCGGCCCGGGCACCGGCGTCTTCACCGAAGCGGTCCTCGCACTGCTTCCTCCCGAAGCGCGCCTGACCGCCGTCGAGATCAACCCGCGTTTCGCCGACGCCCTGCGCAAGCGCTTTCCGCAGGTCGACGTCGTCACCGGCACCGCGGAACACCTCGACCAAGCCGGCCTCGACGTCGTCGTCTCCGGGTTGCCGTGGACGGCCATGACGGCGGCCCGCCAGCAGCGCATCCTCGACGCGGTCGTCGCGGCACTCGCCCCGACCGGCCGGTTCACGACGTTCGCGTACGCCCATGCGGCCTGGACACCGCCCGCGCGCCGCTTCGCCGCTTCACTGCGAAGCCGTTTCGCGGTCGTGGAGCGCACTCCGGTCGTCTGGGGCAACTTGCCGCCCGCGTTCGTCTACCGCGCGGCGCTCCCGGTCGCGGTGGGGAGGGCCCGGCGTGGACAGCCTGCTGCGGCCGCTGCTTGACGCGCCCCCGGCGGTCGTCTACCTGGTCTGCGCGCTGGTGATCGCGGCGGAAACCGCGCTGCTGCCGGGCATCGTGCTGCCGACGCTGTCGACGTTGCTGCTGATGGGGTTCCTCGCCGAGCGCGGCACGCTCGACTTCGGGCTCGCGTTGACGGTGGCGGTCGCGTCGGCCGTCCTCGGCGACCAGCTCGCCTACCTCGAAGGACGGCGCTGGGGGCCGCGGCTCGCGCGCCGCGTCGGCCGCGAGCGGTGGGACCGCGCCGAGTCGGTGATCTCGCGCTACGGCGTCCCGGCGGTGATCGCGGGCCGCTGCCTGGTGGGGTTGCGGACGCTGGTGCCGCGCGTCGCGGGCTCGGCGGCCATGCCGTACCGCCGGTTCGCGGCGGGCAGCGTGGCGGCGGCGGTGCTGTGGGCGGGCGCGGAACTGCTGGTGGGTCACACGACGGCGCTGGTGCTCTGAAGCCGTTCCGCGGTTTCGGCGTCCGCGGGCAGGAACGTCTCCAGCTTCAGCTCCGACACCGTCACGTCCGCCGCCGTCGCGAACGTGGTGATCGCCGTGATCAGCCGCAGCTCGCCGACCGAGCTGGCCAGCCGCACCGGCACCGCGAACCCGAGGTGCTCCGGGCCCGGCGGGGCCGGCGGCGGCAGGTACCCCTCCAGCTCCGCGAGCTGGGCGGCCAGCCGGTCGTCCGGGATGCGGGCCAGGTCGTTGCGGAGGCGTTCGAGGATGTGCCGCGCCCAGTCGTCGAGGTTGCGCACGCGCGGCGCCATCCCGCGCGGGTGCAGCGCGAGCCGCAGCGTGTCGACCGGCTCTTCGAGCAGCTCCGGCGCAACGCCTTCGGTGAGCAGCGCGAAGGCGTCGTTCTTCGCGACCAGCACGCCGTAGCGGTCGACGACGATCGCGGGGTAGGGCCGGTGGCCGTCGAGCAACCGCCGCAGCCCGTCGAGGACCGGCCGGATCGCCGGGTCGTCGAGCCGGGTCTCGGGGTACGACGGCGCGAAACCCGCGGCGTGCAGCAGGCCGTTGCGCTCGCGCAGCGGCAGTTCGAGCGACTCGGCGACGCGCAGCACCATGCCGCGGCCGGGGAGTGAGCGCCCGCTCTCCATGAAGCTCACGTGCCGCTGCGTCGTCCCGGCCCGCAACGCCAGGTCGAGCTGGCTGAGGTGCCGTCGCGTGCGCCAGTCCTTGAGCGCCGTTCCGAAGTTCACGCCTCCATCCTGCTCGGCCGCGCCATTCCCCGCGGGGAATTGAGCTCATACCCCGGTTTCGCGACGCTTCGGCCATGACGAAATACGGCTTGGTCGTCCCGACCTACCAGCCCATCCTCGACGCCGGGCGGACCGCGCCCGAACTGGTCGGCGTGGCCGTCGAAGCGGAACGCCTCGGACTCGACTCGGTGTGGGTCGGCGACACCCTCGCGCGCGCTCCGCTGGACGCGTTCACCATGCTGAGCGCCTTCGCCGCCCGCACCTCCCGGGTGACCTTGGGGACGTCCGCGCTGCTCCCGGCGTTGCGGGACCCGGTGCTCTCGGCGAACCAGCTGCTGTCCCTCGACCTGCTCAGCGAAGGTCGCCTCACGGTGGCGGTCGGCGCGGGGTTCGCGGGGCGCAGCGAACCGGAGTTCGCGTTCGTGGGGGTGCCGTGGGAGCGGCGGCGGGCCCGCCTGGACGACATCGTGGGCCTGTGGCGGGCGGCGTGGCGCGGCGAATCGTCGTTCCACGGCGAGGTGCTGCACTACGACTCGCTTCCCGCGTTCCCCTTGCCGGCGCGGGACGGCGGCCCGCCGGTCTGGCTGGCCGCGTACACGCCGGGCGCGCTGGAGCGCGTCGGACGGCTGTACGACGGCTGGCTCCCGTACCCGCCGGACCCGGCGGACTACGGGACCGGGCTGGCCCGGATCCGCGCGGTCGCCACCCGGCCGGTGACGCCCGCGTTGTTCGCGACGGTCCTGGTCGAGGACGACCCAGTCCGCGGGCGCGCGCTGCTGGAGGAGTACTGCCAGCGCAACTACGGGATGCCCGCCGACTTCGTCCAGGGCATCCAGATGCAGGTCACCGGGAACGCCGCGGAGGTCGCTTCGCGGCTGCGGGAGTACGAAGGCGCGGAGCACTTCCTGCTGCGCATCGCGAGCACCGACCCGAAGGTGTTCGACGAGCAGCTGACCCGGGTCGCGGAGGTGGTGGAACTGCTGCGCGACCAGCCGTGATCGGAAACCTGTCGGGGGTGGCACGTAGGCTGGGATCGTGACCGAAGCTCCACTGTCCGGACTCCTCACCGCCATCCTTCCCGACCCGGCCCTGCGCGGCGTGGTCGAGCGCGCCGGCGCGCCGCTGCTCGAGCTGCAGGGCCCGATCGCCGCCCGGCAGCTCGTCGCCGCCGCCCTCGCGGCGGACGACGGGGCGGGCAAACCCGTGCTCGCCGTCACCGCCACCGGCCGCGAGGCCGACGAGCTGACCGCCTCGCTCAGCGCCCTGCTCGGGGCGCGGAAAGTAGCCGACTTCCCGAGCTGGGAGACGCTCCCGCACGAGCGGCTCTCGCCCCGCGCGGACACCGTCGGCCGCCGCCTGGAGGTGCTGCACCGCCTCAAGACCGAGGACGATTCGCTGCGGGTCGTCGTCGCGACCGTCCGCAGCCTGATCCAGCCGATGGCGCCCGGCCTCGGCTCGCTCGAGCCGATCGACCTCGTCGTCGGCGAGGAGGAGCCGTTCGAGCAGCTGCTCGAACGGCTCGTCGAGCTGGCGTACACCCGCGTCGACATGGTCGAGAAGCGCGGCGAGTTCGCCGTCCGCGGCGGCATCCTCGACCTGTTCGGGCCGACCGCGCAGCACCCCGTGCGCGTCGAGTTCTGGGGTGACGAGGTCAGCGAGATCCGCGCGTTCGCCGTCTCCGACCAGCGGTCGCTGCCCGGCGAGATCCCGCGCGTCACCGCGCCGCCGTGCCGCGAGCTGCTGCTGACACAGCCGGTCAAGGAAAAGGCCGCGGAGCTGGCGAAGACGTACGAAGCGGACGCGCACCTGGCCGAAATGCTCACCAAGCTGGCCGACGGCATCCCGGTCGAGGGCATGGAGGCGCTCATCCCGGTGCTCTGCGAAGGCGAGCTGGAGCTGCTCACCGACGCGATGCCGGTCGGCACGCACGTGCTGCTCACCGACCCGGAGAAGATCCGCGCCCGCGCCGCCGACCTCGTGCGCACCGGCCAGGAGTTCCTCGAAGCGTCCTGGACGACGGCCGCGGCGGGCGGGCAGGCGCCGATCGACCTCGGCGCGTCCGCCTACCGCGGGCTCGACGAGATCGCGTCGCACGCGCAGGACACCAAGCGCGCCTGGTGGACGCTCACCCAGCTGACCAGCGAAGACCCCGACGTGTACCGCGTTTCCGTGGAAGCCGCGCCGGCGTACCGCGGCGAGCTGGACCGCGCGACGACGGACTTGCGCGCGCACATCGCGTCGGGCGGCACCGCGGTGCTCGTCGTCGCCGGCCACGGCACCGCGGCTCGCGCGGTCGAGCAGTTCTCGGCCGCCGACGTCCCGGCCGCGCTGGCGGGCGAAGGCCTGGAGAGCGCGCCGGCGCCGGGCGTCGTCACGGTCACCTGCGGCGGCCTGACCGACGGCTTCATCTCGCCGGAGCGCGCGCTGGTCGTGCTCACCGAGGCGGACCTGACCGGCCGCGGCTCCGGCGCCGGAACGTCCACAAAGGACCTCACGACCAAGATGCCGTCCCGGCGGCGCAACGCCGTCGACCCGCTGGCGCTGAAGGCCGGCGACTACGTCGTGCACGAGCAGCACGGCATCGGCCGGTTCGTCGAGATGGTGCAGCGGACGGTCGCCGGCGCCACCCGCGAGTACCTGCTGCTGGAGTACGGCTCGTCCAAGCGCGGGCACCCGGGCGACCGGCTGTTCGTACCGACCGACCAGCTCGACGAGGTGTCCAAGTACGTCGGGGGCGAACTGCCGACGCTGAACAAGCTCGGCGGTTCCGACTGGAAGAACACCAAGGCCAGGGCCAAGAAGGCGGTCAAGGAGATCGCCGCCGAGCTGGTGCAGCTGTACGCCGCGCGGCAGGCCGCCCCGGGGCACGCGTTCGGCCCGGACACGCCGTGGCAGGGCGAGCTGGAGGACGCCTTCCCGTTCACCGAGACCAACGACCAGCTCGCCGCGATCGACGAGGTCAAGGCCGACATGGAACGCGGCGTCCCGATGGACCGCGTGATCTGCGGCGACGTCGGCTACGGCAAGACGGAGATCGCCGTCCGCGCCGCGTTCAAGGCGGTCCAGGACGGCAAGCAGGTCGCGGTCCTCGTCCCGACGACGCTGCTCGCCCAGCAGCACCTGAACACCTTCCAGGAGCGGATGCGCTCGTTCCCGGTGACGATCAAGGGCCTGTCCCGGTTCACGAACAAGACCGAATCGGACCTCATCCTGGAGCAGCTCGCCGCCGGCGAGGTCGACATCGTGATCGGCACGCACCGCCTGCTGCAGACCGGCATCCGCTACAAGGACCTCGGTCTCGTGATCGTCGACGAGGAGCAGCGCTTCGGCGTCGAGCACAAGGAGCACATCAAGGCGCTGCGCACGCACGTCGACGTGCTCACCATGTCGGCGACCCCGATCCCGCGCACCCTGGAGATGTCGCTGGCCGGCATCCGCGAGATGTCCACGATCCTCACCCCGCCCGAGGACCGGCACCCGATCCTGACCTACGTCGGCGCGTACGACGACAAGCAGGTCGGCGCGGCCATCCGGCGCGAACTGCTGCGAGACGGCCAGGTCTTCTACGTCCACAACCGCGTCTCCTCGATCGAGAAGGCGGCGCGGCACATCCGGGAACTGGTGCCGGAGGCGCGCGTCGTCACCGCGCACGGCCAGATGAACGAGGACAAGCTCGAGAAGATCATCCAGGGCTTCTGGGAGAACGAATACGACGTCCTGGTGTGCACCACGATCGTCGAGACCGGGCTGGACATCTCGAACGCGAACACGCTGCTGGTCGAGCGCGGTGACCTGCTGGGGCTGGCCCAGCTGCACCAGCTTCGCGGCCGGGTCGGCCGCGGCCGCGACCGCGGGTACGCGTACTTCCTGTACCCGCCGGAGGCCCCGCTGACGGAGACGGCGCACGACCGCCTGGCGACGATCGCCCAGAACACCGAACTCGGTGCGGGCATGGCGGTCGCGATGAAGGACCTCGAGATCCGCGGCGCGGGCAACATCCTCGGCGCGGAGCAGTCCGGGCACATCGCGGGGGTCGGGTTCGACCTGTACGTGCGGTTGGTCGGCGAAGCGGTCGACGCGTTCCGCAGGCACGCGGGCGCGGAGCCGGCGGAGGACGAGGAGATGGCCGACGTCCGCGTCGACCTCCCGATCGACGCCCACCTCCCGCACGACTACGTCCCGGGCGAGCGGCTGCGGCTGGAGGCGTACCGCAAGATCGCGGCGGCGCCGGACACCGCGGGCCTCGACGCGGTGCGCGAGGAGCTGATCGACCGCTACGGCCAGCCGCCGGCCGCGGTGAACCGGTTGCTGGCGGTGGCGAAGTTCCGGCACACGTGCCGCGAGGCGGGCGTGACGGAGGTGGCGGTCCAGGGCAACACCATCCGGTTCGCGCCGTTGCCGCTGGCCGACTCGCAGCTGGTGCGCCTGAAGCGGCTGTACCCGAAGGCGGTGTTCAAGGCGGTGACGAACACGGTATCGGTGCCGAAGCCGACCGAGGGCCCGGCGGGCGGCCGGATCGGCGCGCCGACGCTGCGGGACGAGGAACTGCTGGACTGGTGCACGAAGCTGCTGGTGCAGCTGACGAAGAAGCCTGCCGCGGTTTAGCGGACGTTCGTGAAGGCCACCTTGCGCTTCCACAAGGTGGCCTTCACGGAACTCGGGGTCAGCCGACTTCGATGAACATCGGCGGCAGCGCCTCCGCCAGCCCCATCCGCACCTGCTCTTCCGGCACCGGAACCGCGCCGGCGCCGGACATCGGCAGCGGCCGGGGTTTCCGCGGCATCCGCGAGCCCGAACCCCCGCCCCGTCCGGGGTACACCAGCAACCCCCGCGCCGGATCCGGGACGGCGTCCAGTGCCGCCGTCACGACCGGCAGCCCCCGGAACGCGTCCCGCCGTTCCTCGCTCCCGAACTCGATTTCGAGCACCACACCCCACCGGTGCTCGTGCCACACCCACTGCTCGGCGCCGTTCGTCAGCGCCGCTTCGGTGAGTGCGTCACCGTAGGCGAGCCGCCACTTCGTGGCCGTGTGCTCACCGTCGAAGACTTCGATGGTCAGCCAATGGTCCATAAGTCGACATTACGGCTGCCGACACCCCAAGGGTGTTGCGGTTCGGCACCGATGGTGTGAGAGGGTATGCGTTGTGATGCGGATCATGGGGCGCCCTCGCGCGCTGGTCGCGGTCGTTGCCGGTGCTCTTCTGCTCGCCGGGTGCGGTGCGGGCCCCAGCCAGGTCGGCAGCGCCGTCATCGTCGGCGACCGGTCGGTTTCGCTCGACTCGGTCCAGTCGATGATCGACCAGGCGGTCCGCGACCACCCGTACGCGAAGAAGCTCGCCGGTGAGCACAAGCTCGACCTGCTGGGCCGCGAGATCGTCCGGCAGACCGTCCTCCACGAGCTGACCCTGCGCGCCACCAAGCAGGAGAACCTCGTCGCGGACCAGGCGAAGATCGCCGGGCTGGCCGCGCAGGTGACCCCGGAGCCGGTCACCGACACCGGGCAGGGCGACCAGGTCGCCGTCACGCAGATCGTCTCGAAGCTGCGTGACCGCAACGAGGTCGCGAGCGACGTCGTCTTCGAGCAGCAGCTCGCCCAGAAGACGCTGCCGAAGCTGTCGGTCGGCGCGGACTACGTCGGCATCACCGCGACCGCGGACAACGACCAGGCGGCCCGCACCCGCGCGTTCGACCTCGCGAAGGAATTCGCCGCCGACCCGAACAAGGTGCAGGCCACCGTCCAGCAGGCGCAGCAGGACGCCCAGCAGGCGCAGCAGGCCCAGCAGACCGGGATGCCGGCCCCGCCGAGCGTCTACTCCGCCGGCCAGACCGCCGAACTCTTCGGTGCCGCGCAGTACCCCGGCCTCGCGCAGACCGCGCTGTTCGGCTCCGAAAAGAACAGCGTCGTCGTCTTCCAGGCGCAGAAGCCGCAGAGCCCGGACTGGTTCGTCTTCGTCATCCGCGCCCGTGGCACCGACCGGGCCGTGCCGGCCGACCAGGAGGCGCAGAAGCCGACGGACGCGCAGCTGACGTCGATCGGCACCCGGCTGCTGCAGCCGTACCTCGGGCAGAGCGGCCTGCGCGTCAACCCGCGTTACGGCGTGTGGGATGTTGTGGGCATGAACCTCGTGCCGAACTCCGACGCCACCCAGGGCATCGTGCTGCCCGTGCGCGGTGCCGCATCCGCGCAGCAGTGACCGCAGGCGTCGTTGTAGTCGTCCGCGGGACGACGCTGCCCGGTGCGGCACTGAAGATCCTCCGCGAGTCCACGGCGGTCTACGCGGCCACCGACGTCGACCCGGCCGCGTTCGGGGTCCCGGCCGTCACCGAGGCGCCTTCGCTGAAGGATGTCGTGCTGCTCGCCGGGTCCCGGGACGAGCCCGCCGCGTCGCTGCTCATCGCGACCGGCGCGGTCGTCATCGAGACGCCGGTGCCGCCGCTGGTGCGGGCCGCGGACGTGATGGACCGGCTCCGTTCGCCGGGCGGCTGCCCGTGGGACGCGGTGCAGACGCACGAATCGCTGCGGCAGTACCTGGTCGAGGAAACCTACGAACTGCTCGACGCCATCGAAGACGGCGATCGTGAAGCGCTGCGCGAGGAACTCGGCGACGTCCTCCTGCAGGTGCTGTTCCACGCGCGTGTCGCGACCGAGGACCCGGCCGACCCGTTCGGCATCGACGACGTCGCCGCCGCGCTGGTCGAGAAGCTGGTCGGGCGGCACCCGCACGTGTTCGCCGACGCGGACAAGGTGCACACGGTCGAGCACCAGAACGTGAAGTGGGAAGAGCTGAAGCAGCGCGAGAAGCAACGTCAGTCCATTGTGGACGGCGTGGCGCTCGGCCAGCCCGCCGTGGCGCTGGCGGGCAAGCTGGGGCAGCGGTCCGGGCGGGCGGGCATCCCGCTCGACCTCTTCCCCGAAGGTTCGGGAACCGCGGCCCAGCTGTTCCGCATCGCGGCCACGGCGCGCCGCGCGGGCGTCGACCCCGAAGACGAGCTGCGCGCGCTGGCGAAGCAGTTCGCGCGGGACGTCCGGGCCGCCGAGCAGGCCGCCCGCGACGCCGGCCTGGAGCCGACGACCCTCGAAGCCGACGGCTGGCGGAAGTTCTGGCCCACCCGTTCGGTGTGACGCAGCACACAGTCGGGTGAGAACCGTTTCCGATCACCCGGCGTCTTGCCTGGTGTGAGACACCTGCCACTGGACAGTGCGGACGAGGAGCACCTCGTCCGGCGCGCGGCCAAGGGTGACCGCGCGGCGTTCGAGGAGCTCTACCGCCGCACGTCGCCCTGGCTCGCCGTGCGCCTGCGCCGCCGGTGCGCGGACGACCAGATCGTCGCCGAGGTCATGCAGGAGACCTACCTGGCGGTCTGGCGCGCGGCGGGTTCGTTCGCGGGGGCCGTCGCGGGCGGGAGCGCGGTCGGGTGGGTGTGGACGATCGCGGCGCGCCGGCTGGTCGACGCGTTCCGCCGCCGGGCGCACCACGCGCAGCCACCGCCGGAGATCGCGCTGGACTGCGCGCCGGTTGCGGCGGCCGAAGACGAGGCGCTGTCGGTGGCGCTGGGCGACGAGATCGGCGACGCGCTGCGCGACCTCGCGCCCGAACTGCGGGCGGTCCTGCAGGCGATGGTGCTCGACGGGCTGACCGTCCGCGAGACCGCCGTCCTGCTGGGGCTGCCGGAAGGAACCGTCAAGACCCGCGCTCGCCGGGCACGGATCGCGATGCGGGAGGCACTGTCATGAACCACGCGCCGGACCGGCTCATCGCCGTGTACGTGACGGGCGGCGACCTCCCGGGTGACCAGCTGTGGGGCCTGGAGGCCCACCTCGAGAACTGCCGGGTGTGCCGGGCGAAGGTCGCCGAGGTCGCGCCCGTCCAGCCGGTGGTCGACGTCGTCTGGAACCGGCTCGCGGCGGAGGTCGGGCCGGTCGCGCCGCGCGTCCGGCGGAGGTTTCGGTGGCTCGACACCTGGGTCACGCCGGCGATGGCGCCGTGGCTGGCGATGATCGTGGCGGTCACCCTGGTCGCGGTGCTGCTCGACGGGGTCTGGCACGCGGTGCTCGACATGACGGCGGTGCAGCTGTTCGCCCCGGTCCTGCCGGTGCTCGGGGTCGCGGCGTCGTGGGCGCGAGGGCTCGACCCGGCCTACGAGGTCGTCGCCGCGACGCCACGGGCGGGGCTCTACCTGGTCGCCCGGCGGACGGTGGCGGTGCTCGCCGTCGTGCTGCCGGTGCTCGGCTTCGCCGGGTGGCTGACCGGCACCGGGCCGGCGCTCTGGCTGCTGCCGAGCCTGGCGTTCACCACCGGCACGCTCGCGCTCGGCGGGGTGCTCGGG is a genomic window of Amycolatopsis lexingtonensis containing:
- a CDS encoding LLM class flavin-dependent oxidoreductase; translation: MTKYGLVVPTYQPILDAGRTAPELVGVAVEAERLGLDSVWVGDTLARAPLDAFTMLSAFAARTSRVTLGTSALLPALRDPVLSANQLLSLDLLSEGRLTVAVGAGFAGRSEPEFAFVGVPWERRRARLDDIVGLWRAAWRGESSFHGEVLHYDSLPAFPLPARDGGPPVWLAAYTPGALERVGRLYDGWLPYPPDPADYGTGLARIRAVATRPVTPALFATVLVEDDPVRGRALLEEYCQRNYGMPADFVQGIQMQVTGNAAEVASRLREYEGAEHFLLRIASTDPKVFDEQLTRVAEVVELLRDQP
- a CDS encoding MazG family protein translates to MTAGVVVVVRGTTLPGAALKILRESTAVYAATDVDPAAFGVPAVTEAPSLKDVVLLAGSRDEPAASLLIATGAVVIETPVPPLVRAADVMDRLRSPGGCPWDAVQTHESLRQYLVEETYELLDAIEDGDREALREELGDVLLQVLFHARVATEDPADPFGIDDVAAALVEKLVGRHPHVFADADKVHTVEHQNVKWEELKQREKQRQSIVDGVALGQPAVALAGKLGQRSGRAGIPLDLFPEGSGTAAQLFRIAATARRAGVDPEDELRALAKQFARDVRAAEQAARDAGLEPTTLEADGWRKFWPTRSV
- a CDS encoding RNA polymerase sigma factor — translated: MRHLPLDSADEEHLVRRAAKGDRAAFEELYRRTSPWLAVRLRRRCADDQIVAEVMQETYLAVWRAAGSFAGAVAGGSAVGWVWTIAARRLVDAFRRRAHHAQPPPEIALDCAPVAAAEDEALSVALGDEIGDALRDLAPELRAVLQAMVLDGLTVRETAVLLGLPEGTVKTRARRARIAMREALS
- the mfd gene encoding transcription-repair coupling factor, producing MSGLLTAILPDPALRGVVERAGAPLLELQGPIAARQLVAAALAADDGAGKPVLAVTATGREADELTASLSALLGARKVADFPSWETLPHERLSPRADTVGRRLEVLHRLKTEDDSLRVVVATVRSLIQPMAPGLGSLEPIDLVVGEEEPFEQLLERLVELAYTRVDMVEKRGEFAVRGGILDLFGPTAQHPVRVEFWGDEVSEIRAFAVSDQRSLPGEIPRVTAPPCRELLLTQPVKEKAAELAKTYEADAHLAEMLTKLADGIPVEGMEALIPVLCEGELELLTDAMPVGTHVLLTDPEKIRARAADLVRTGQEFLEASWTTAAAGGQAPIDLGASAYRGLDEIASHAQDTKRAWWTLTQLTSEDPDVYRVSVEAAPAYRGELDRATTDLRAHIASGGTAVLVVAGHGTAARAVEQFSAADVPAALAGEGLESAPAPGVVTVTCGGLTDGFISPERALVVLTEADLTGRGSGAGTSTKDLTTKMPSRRRNAVDPLALKAGDYVVHEQHGIGRFVEMVQRTVAGATREYLLLEYGSSKRGHPGDRLFVPTDQLDEVSKYVGGELPTLNKLGGSDWKNTKARAKKAVKEIAAELVQLYAARQAAPGHAFGPDTPWQGELEDAFPFTETNDQLAAIDEVKADMERGVPMDRVICGDVGYGKTEIAVRAAFKAVQDGKQVAVLVPTTLLAQQHLNTFQERMRSFPVTIKGLSRFTNKTESDLILEQLAAGEVDIVIGTHRLLQTGIRYKDLGLVIVDEEQRFGVEHKEHIKALRTHVDVLTMSATPIPRTLEMSLAGIREMSTILTPPEDRHPILTYVGAYDDKQVGAAIRRELLRDGQVFYVHNRVSSIEKAARHIRELVPEARVVTAHGQMNEDKLEKIIQGFWENEYDVLVCTTIVETGLDISNANTLLVERGDLLGLAQLHQLRGRVGRGRDRGYAYFLYPPEAPLTETAHDRLATIAQNTELGAGMAVAMKDLEIRGAGNILGAEQSGHIAGVGFDLYVRLVGEAVDAFRRHAGAEPAEDEEMADVRVDLPIDAHLPHDYVPGERLRLEAYRKIAAAPDTAGLDAVREELIDRYGQPPAAVNRLLAVAKFRHTCREAGVTEVAVQGNTIRFAPLPLADSQLVRLKRLYPKAVFKAVTNTVSVPKPTEGPAGGRIGAPTLRDEELLDWCTKLLVQLTKKPAAV